A genomic window from Lutra lutra chromosome 17, mLutLut1.2, whole genome shotgun sequence includes:
- the LOC125088486 gene encoding major allergen I polypeptide chain 2-like has translation MKGTLLVLALLVTQELGIEMVKSYPIFYFAFGALAIGERFPLDLSLDLVGATEPEKEALEKIQDCYNEKGLEAKGLDLIVMTTITTSNQCLLEAMVPLKNAVASLGR, from the exons ATGAAGGGGACACTGCTTGTGCTGGCCTTGCTGGTGACCCAGGAGCTGGGCATCGAGATGG TGAAATCTTACCCCATTTTCTATTTTGCCTTTGGTGCCCTGGCCATTGGAGAGAGGTTTCCGTTGGACCTCAGCCTTGATCTAGTCGGTGCTACTGAACCAGAAAAAGAAGCCTTAGAAAAAATCCAGGATTGCTACAATGAGAAGGGACTCGAGGCCAAGGGCTTGGATCTGATTGTCATG actaccatcaccaccagcaaCCAGTGCCTCTTGGAAGCCATGGTCCCACTGAAGAATGCTGTGGCCTCTTTGGGGAGATGA